The sequence ACTCAAAAAAATCGAAAGCAGGCTGATACAGTCCCGCTTTCCTAATAACTCATCTAAATCGGCATCAACGAAAAAACCGCCTCATAATTGACTTATGAGACGGCCTCATTCAACTCCAAACCGTAGTGATCCGCGGGCAAAGGCCTGCTATCGAACACCGGGTTGACGGGATCGTTTTTAATATGGAAAATTTGCCCGCTGTTGCCGGAGCGGATGCATCGGATGTGTTACGAAAAGTACCGATGGTAAGCGTTGATGGCAATGGCAGCCTGATGGTTCGTGGAAGCGGGAATGTTAAATTACTGATTGACGGGAAGCCATCCGAAATTTACGCGCCATCGGTAGCCGATGCGCTGCGGACAATAAGGGGCGATCAAATAGTTAAAGTAGAGGTGATCACCGATCCGTCCTCGCGTTATGATGCCGAGGGGACCGACGCTGTGGTAAATATCATTACCCGCAAGCCGCGGCAAAACACTACTAATGGCAATATCGGTGGCATGCTGGGCAACCGCAGCGAAAACTTCATGGGCGATATTCACCATCAGCAGGGTGCGCTACAGGTTCACGGTGATGCATTTTACCAGCGCTACCGCAATCAAAACGGGGTGGTATTACAGCGGAACGGCGAAAGTTTTTCGTTGCGCCAGCAAACGGAAACCCGGCAGACCGGGGTTTACTTTTATGGCGGATTTAACCTGTTATACAGCCTTGATTCCTTAAACACGCTGAATGCCGGTTACCGCTACCGGCGGGCAGGCAGCAGCACCACAAGTAATTCTGATAACTATGACCAAATCAATACGATACCGGCGCTGTTATTCCGGCGAACAATGGAAACACCCGGCGGAAGTGAAGGAGGTAGCTTTACCCTGGGCTTTAATGGGCGCTCGCCCGACAGAAAAACCGAATACGCGTTGCTAGGCCTCTATACGCCATCTAAAAACCGCAGCGACTATACCCTACAGCAATACGCGCAAAATACTAGTAGCTATAACGAAACGTTTTTTAGTACCGGCAACAATAAGGACGGCATCATCCAGGCAGACCTGGCGCACACATTTACAGCCGGGTTGAAATGGGAAACCGGTGGCAAACTTACCATTAAAGATGTACGAAACGATAACCAATATCAACCCGATGCCGGGCGCTCGGCCATATTTGCCTATAACAGCCAGATCAGCGCCGTATATACCAATATGAGTTTCGGTTGGGGTAAATGGTCGTTCAGCGCGGGAACGCGTTACGAACGAACGGGTTTGAGCACTACTTTTAAAAATTCAGCTGCAAGTATCCCATCCTTCAGTAATGTTATCCCCCAGGCGTTAATACAGTTGGCTGTTGATAATAAAACCAGCCTGAAATTAAGCTATACGCAAAAGATCGTCCGCCCATTTGTCTCCTATCTTGATCCTACGGTAAACACCAGCGATTCGCTAACGCTGCAACATGGCAATCCAAACCTTGTCCCCGAAATAACCAAACGCTACCAGTTCAGTTATTCAGTTAATAGCGCGGACCTTTTTAGGGATGTGGTGCTGTTTTTTAATGACAATCGCAACACTATCGAAAATATACGCACGCCTTTGGCAAACGGGCGCTTTGAAAGTACATGGAAGAATCTTGGCAAAAACCAGCGGCTGGGATTATCGGCCACTGTTAACTGGAAGCCGGGCCTGGCATTCGTATTCGGCGGAACGCTTACCGTACAGTACGCCCGGTTAGCAAGCCCGGCATTGGCTATAAGCAATGGCGGGCTAATGCGGCAATTGACATTGAACGCCAGTTATAAGTTACCGGCAGGTTACAGCGTTGATTTTTACGGATACTTCGATGCTAACAACCTGAGCTTACAGGGCCATCGCGCAGGCTGGAAGTTTTATAATATGACGCTTAATAAAAAGTTTAAGAACGAACGCCTTAATCTAAGTCTTCGCGGAGAAGCGTTTTTTACCCGGCATGTATATATCGATGAGGTGATCGCAGCAGCAGCTTATACCCAGCGGCTGACTACACGTTATCAAACTCAAAACCTGCGGTTGACATTTTCTTATAAGATAGGTAAAAGGGAAGTTAAAGCGCCACAGGTTCGCACTGTAGATCAGTGAGTAACTATAAAACAATAACCGAATTTGCTGAACTGAATTTTGTTGGTAATAACTGGATCATATTAATTTGGCTGGCAATGCGCCCGGTACTTCTGTGCCGGGCTTTTTTATGCTTATACCGCATAATGTGACATACATCACATAATCACCCGGCTTTTTTGAATGTGATGTACATCACACCGTCATTCCGTTTTTCCGAAGCAATTTTGTTTCAACAACAAAAATTAAAAACGATGTCAAAAACAATTTTAATTACCGGCGCTTCCAAGGGATTTGGTAAGATCTGGGCAGAAGCTTTTTTAAAACGTGGCGATAAAGTGATCGCTACCGCACGTGATCTTAATAGTTTAAATGACCTGGTGCAGCAATACGGCGACAATATTTTCCCGGTTAAACTGGATGTGAACGACCGCGAAGCCGTGTTTGCCGCGGTTAAGGCGGGCAAGGATCATTTTGGCAGGATAGATACGCTGATCAATAACGCCGGCTTCGGTTTATTTGGCGCGGTTGAAGAAACCACCGAACAACAAGCCCGCGAACAAATGGAAACCAACTTCTTTGGTTTGCTATGGGTTACCCAGGCAGTTATCCCGATTATGCGCGAACAAAAAAGTGGCCACATTATCCAGGTATCAAGTGTATTAGGCGTAGTAACGCTGCCTGTACTGGGTATTTATAATGCATCAAAATTCGCGGTAGAGGGTTTAACCGAATCGCTTGCTCCCGAAGTGGCCCAGTTTGGTATAAAGGTTTCGCTGGTAGAACCTAATGGCTTTTCTACCGACTGGGGCGGCGCATCAGCGGTGCAAACCGCAGCTAACCCACTTTATGACAAATTAAAAACAGATCTTTTTGGTAGTTTTCCTGCCGATTTCTACGGCAAGCCCGAAGCTACAACCGACGCGGTGCTGAAACTGGTTGACAGCGAAAACCCGCCATTAAGGTTGTTCCTGGGTAAAATAGCATACCCCTTTGTTCAGCAGAACTATGAAACCCGCTGGGCCGAATGGAATGCCTGGAAAGAAGTATCAGCTAAC comes from Mucilaginibacter mali and encodes:
- a CDS encoding outer membrane beta-barrel family protein is translated as MENLPAVAGADASDVLRKVPMVSVDGNGSLMVRGSGNVKLLIDGKPSEIYAPSVADALRTIRGDQIVKVEVITDPSSRYDAEGTDAVVNIITRKPRQNTTNGNIGGMLGNRSENFMGDIHHQQGALQVHGDAFYQRYRNQNGVVLQRNGESFSLRQQTETRQTGVYFYGGFNLLYSLDSLNTLNAGYRYRRAGSSTTSNSDNYDQINTIPALLFRRTMETPGGSEGGSFTLGFNGRSPDRKTEYALLGLYTPSKNRSDYTLQQYAQNTSSYNETFFSTGNNKDGIIQADLAHTFTAGLKWETGGKLTIKDVRNDNQYQPDAGRSAIFAYNSQISAVYTNMSFGWGKWSFSAGTRYERTGLSTTFKNSAASIPSFSNVIPQALIQLAVDNKTSLKLSYTQKIVRPFVSYLDPTVNTSDSLTLQHGNPNLVPEITKRYQFSYSVNSADLFRDVVLFFNDNRNTIENIRTPLANGRFESTWKNLGKNQRLGLSATVNWKPGLAFVFGGTLTVQYARLASPALAISNGGLMRQLTLNASYKLPAGYSVDFYGYFDANNLSLQGHRAGWKFYNMTLNKKFKNERLNLSLRGEAFFTRHVYIDEVIAAAAYTQRLTTRYQTQNLRLTFSYKIGKREVKAPQVRTVDQ
- a CDS encoding SDR family NAD(P)-dependent oxidoreductase, giving the protein MSKTILITGASKGFGKIWAEAFLKRGDKVIATARDLNSLNDLVQQYGDNIFPVKLDVNDREAVFAAVKAGKDHFGRIDTLINNAGFGLFGAVEETTEQQAREQMETNFFGLLWVTQAVIPIMREQKSGHIIQVSSVLGVVTLPVLGIYNASKFAVEGLTESLAPEVAQFGIKVSLVEPNGFSTDWGGASAVQTAANPLYDKLKTDLFGSFPADFYGKPEATTDAVLKLVDSENPPLRLFLGKIAYPFVQQNYETRWAEWNAWKEVSANAHGI